From the genome of Streptomyces sp. NBC_00523:
CGGGCATCCGGTGCACACCGCCTTGGCCCTGTTCTGCGCTGCCCCTTGTACGAACAGTTCATCCGGATCAGTAGTGCGGCAGGCTGCCTGCGCACTCCAGTCGGTTACCCAGCCCATCCCGGCGCCGTCCTCTCCCGAATCGAGGCTCCCCCACGGCGGCAGCGGCATATTCACCGCTGCCAGTTGAGGACGTTACGGAAGGTGGCGACAGCACAACACCCCCTTCGGGCCCAATCTTGAATGGCCCGAACGGACTATGCGTATACGGCAGATCACCCAGGGGAGTGAGGTGAGGACATGCAGGACTATCCCGTCAGAATCGGGACAGTCTGCTAGAACCGCATCGGGCGTTCGGTGACACACCGGGCGAATTCGGGAGCGCCGGGCGTGTGGCCGGATCGTGCACGGGGGTTGATACGGAACCGGACTGCTGTGACAGTTGAGAGCAGCTTAGGCCAAGGCATATCCGTGTGTCCGGCGAATGGGAACGTAGCCGCCTCTCGTCACCATGCCACCAGGTCCAGCATCCGCAGCGCGGCACCCACGCCGGTTCCGAATGTCACGGTCCGGTACGCGAACGCTCCGAGAGGCCCCCGGTCCCACGGAACACTCATATCTACGGATTAGGCTGCCCCCATGCCAAAGAAGCGCTCGGGCGGGGGTCTCACCACGACCCAGCAGGCCGCCAAGTTCCTCGGTGTCGCCGCACTCTCCGGAGTCGTCCTGGCGGGCATCGCGCTGCCGGCGGCCGGAGCACTGGGCCTCGCGGCCAAGGGGACGGTCGACGGTTTCGACGAGATCCCGGCCAACCTGAAGACCCCGCCGCTGAGCCAGCGCACCAAGATCCTCGACAGCAAGGGCGGCCTGATCGCCACGGTCTACTCGCGCGACCGCACGGTGGTGCCGCTCACGAGCATCTCCCCGTACATGCAGAACGCGATCATCGCGATCGAGGACGCCCGGTTCTACGAGCACGGCGCGGTCGACCTCAAGGGCATCCTGCGCGCGCTGAACCGAAACGTTCAGACGGGCGGTACGGCGGAGGGCGCGTCGACCCTCACCCAGCAGTACGTGAAGAACGTCTTCGTGGAGGAGGCCGGCGACGACCCGGCCAAGGTCGCCGAGGCCACCCAGCAGACGCTGGGCCGCAAGGTCCAGGAGCTGAAGTACGCGATCCAGGTCGAGGAGGAGCTCGGCAAGCGGAAGATCCTGGAGAACTACCTCAACATCACCTTCTTCGGGCAGCAGGCATACGGCGTCGAGGCGGCTTCCCAGCGCTACTTCTCCAAGTCGGCGAAGGACCTGAAGCTGGAGGAGGCGGCGCTGCTGGCCGGGATCGTGCAGTCACCCAGCCGCTACGACCCCATCAACGACACGGAGGAAGCGACCAAGCGCCGCAACACCGTGCTCCAGCGGATGGCGGACATCGGCAAGGTCTCGCAGCAAGAGGCGGACAAGGCCAAGAACACCCCGATCAAGCTGAAGGTCAAGCGACCGCAGAACGGCTGCATCACCGCCGTGAGCGGTGCCGGGTTCTTCTGCGACTACGTCTCGAAGATCGTCAAGAACGACCCGGCCTTCGGCAAGACCGAGAAGGACCGCGCGAAGCTCTGGGCGACCGGCGGTCTGACCATCAAGACGACCCTGGACCCGAGGTCGCAGGCCGCGTCCAACGAGGCCGCCGTCTCCCGGGTCAACAAGGACGACAAGGTCGCCGACGCGGTCGTCCAGGTCCAGCCCGGCACCGGACGGATCCTGGCGATGGCCCAGTCCCGGCCGTACGGTCTCGACGCCTCCAAGCACCAGACCGTGCTGAACCTCTCCGTCGACCACGCGATGGGCGGCAGCTACGTCGGCTTCCAGGTCGGTTCGACGTTCAAGCCGATCACCGCGGCGGCGGCGCTGGAGAAGGGCATCAGCCCGGCGCAGAGCTTCGACACCCCGCGCAAGATCAGCCTGCCCGCCGACGCCTTCCGCACCTGTGAGGGCGCCCCCACGGACGACAAGCCGTGGGACGTGCAGAACGAGACGGAGTCGGAGAAGGGCATGTTCGACATGACCAGCGCGCTGGGCAAGTCGATCAACACCTACTTCGCGAAGCTGGAACAGAAGACCGGCCTCTGCGAGACGCTCGCGATGGCGAAGAAGGTCGGCTACGAACGCGGCGACAACAAGCC
Proteins encoded in this window:
- a CDS encoding transglycosylase domain-containing protein encodes the protein MPKKRSGGGLTTTQQAAKFLGVAALSGVVLAGIALPAAGALGLAAKGTVDGFDEIPANLKTPPLSQRTKILDSKGGLIATVYSRDRTVVPLTSISPYMQNAIIAIEDARFYEHGAVDLKGILRALNRNVQTGGTAEGASTLTQQYVKNVFVEEAGDDPAKVAEATQQTLGRKVQELKYAIQVEEELGKRKILENYLNITFFGQQAYGVEAASQRYFSKSAKDLKLEEAALLAGIVQSPSRYDPINDTEEATKRRNTVLQRMADIGKVSQQEADKAKNTPIKLKVKRPQNGCITAVSGAGFFCDYVSKIVKNDPAFGKTEKDRAKLWATGGLTIKTTLDPRSQAASNEAAVSRVNKDDKVADAVVQVQPGTGRILAMAQSRPYGLDASKHQTVLNLSVDHAMGGSYVGFQVGSTFKPITAAAALEKGISPAQSFDTPRKISLPADAFRTCEGAPTDDKPWDVQNETESEKGMFDMTSALGKSINTYFAKLEQKTGLCETLAMAKKVGYERGDNKPLWQVANTTLGGQESTPLAMASVYATFANRGTYCTPVALLSVTKPDGKPIDVPKSQCNRAMSEHTADTINQMLKGVVEDGTGTQAGLSDRDNAGKTGTTDGRKNAWFVGYTPNLSTAVWVGSDGTHQNEMTGITIGGQYYDKVCGGCLPGPIWRTAMTGALSPSETPSFNPVDVPRAKEKEDKDKGGDKKKPGDNKPGGDDNPFPGISIPPDILGGNNGHGRGQNDGGTNGP